One Mycolicibacterium pulveris genomic region harbors:
- a CDS encoding metal-dependent hydrolase family protein — protein sequence MRLLIKNVEIFDGLSDRPTSGHVLVDGRTIAAVETSPISEDGATVIDGNGRTLMPGMTDAHVHLVGMANTLIDFVMASQTQLAAMSLAKAKDVVLRGFTTVRDMAGDTAGLKKVIDDGLAVGPRIYPSQAAVSQTAGHGDFGWVYQTPTALGGKESRAEEIGFMRVADGPDRVLAAVREQLKLGASQIKLMAGGGAASLYDPLYTLQFTEAELRAAVMAAEDYGTYVATHVYNVAGIRRAVDAGVKSIEHGHLADEATVALLAERRVWLSMQPFEEHDHLFISEDSAAKNREICGGTVQVYEWAKKHGVKTAWGTDLLFEPEQDARQSDMMVRLSEYFTNLEALKMVTSGNAELFRMAGERDPYKSARLGEITAGAWADLLLVDGDPLADLSVLGDSGKNLALILKDGTIVKNTCDIGTRGND from the coding sequence ATGCGGCTGCTGATCAAGAACGTCGAGATCTTCGACGGCCTGTCCGACCGCCCGACCTCCGGGCACGTGCTGGTCGACGGCCGCACCATCGCCGCCGTCGAGACCTCGCCGATCAGCGAGGACGGCGCCACGGTCATCGACGGCAACGGCCGCACGCTGATGCCCGGCATGACCGACGCGCACGTGCACCTCGTCGGGATGGCCAACACGCTGATCGACTTCGTCATGGCGTCGCAAACCCAGCTCGCCGCGATGTCGCTGGCCAAAGCCAAGGACGTCGTGCTGCGCGGGTTCACCACCGTGCGCGACATGGCCGGCGACACCGCGGGCCTGAAGAAGGTGATCGACGACGGCCTCGCGGTCGGCCCACGAATCTATCCCAGCCAGGCCGCGGTCTCGCAGACCGCCGGGCACGGCGACTTCGGCTGGGTGTATCAAACGCCGACGGCGCTGGGCGGCAAGGAGTCTCGGGCCGAGGAGATCGGCTTCATGCGGGTCGCCGACGGCCCCGACCGGGTGCTGGCCGCGGTGCGCGAACAGCTCAAGCTGGGCGCCTCGCAGATCAAGCTGATGGCCGGCGGCGGCGCGGCGTCGCTGTACGACCCGCTCTACACGTTGCAGTTCACCGAGGCCGAGCTGCGGGCGGCGGTGATGGCCGCCGAGGACTACGGCACGTACGTGGCCACGCACGTCTACAACGTCGCGGGCATCCGCCGGGCCGTCGACGCCGGGGTGAAGTCGATCGAGCACGGCCATCTGGCCGACGAGGCCACCGTCGCGCTGCTCGCCGAGCGCCGCGTGTGGCTGTCGATGCAGCCGTTCGAAGAACACGACCACCTTTTCATCAGCGAAGACAGCGCCGCCAAGAACCGCGAGATCTGCGGCGGCACCGTGCAGGTCTACGAGTGGGCGAAAAAGCATGGGGTCAAAACGGCTTGGGGCACCGACCTGCTGTTCGAGCCCGAGCAGGACGCCCGCCAGAGCGACATGATGGTCCGGCTCAGCGAATACTTCACCAACCTCGAGGCGCTGAAGATGGTGACCTCGGGCAACGCCGAGCTGTTCCGGATGGCCGGCGAGCGCGACCCGTACAAGTCGGCGCGGCTGGGCGAGATCACCGCGGGCGCGTGGGCGGACCTGCTGCTGGTCGACGGTGACCCGCTGGCCGACCTGAGCGTGCTCGGCGACTCCGGGAAGAACCTGGCGCTGATCCTTAAAGACGGCACGATCGTGAAGAACACGTGCGATATTGGTACCCGTGGCAACGATTGA
- a CDS encoding SRPBCC family protein: MATIDRTRTIAAPIEEIWDVLADFGAISTWVDNVEHSCILVSRAKPLGTARRVQVGRNTLVETIVEFDPPHTLAYEIEGLPKQMGELTNRWTLRREGEDTTVTLTSTVEIGSRPDQQLAERVICRMLAHQNASMLAGLAKRMERARV, from the coding sequence GTGGCAACGATTGACCGCACCCGTACCATCGCGGCGCCGATCGAAGAAATCTGGGACGTACTGGCCGATTTCGGCGCGATCAGCACATGGGTCGACAACGTCGAGCACTCATGCATCCTGGTCAGCCGGGCCAAACCGCTCGGCACCGCGCGCCGGGTCCAGGTCGGGCGCAACACCCTCGTCGAGACGATCGTCGAGTTCGACCCGCCGCACACCCTGGCCTACGAGATCGAGGGCCTGCCCAAGCAGATGGGTGAGCTCACCAACCGCTGGACCCTGCGGCGCGAGGGCGAGGACACCACGGTGACGTTGACCAGCACGGTCGAGATCGGCTCGCGGCCGGACCAACAACTGGCCGAACGCGTCATCTGTCGCATGCTGGCCCACCAAAACGCGTCGATGCTGGCCGGGCTGGCGAAACGAATGGAGAGAGCACGTGTCTGA
- a CDS encoding sulfatase-like hydrolase/transferase produces MSERPDIVIIMTDEERAVPPYEAPEVLAWRDRTLKGRKWFDEHGVSFQRHYTGSLACVPSRPTIFTGQYPDLHGVTQTDGIGKTADDTRMRWLRKGEVPTLGNWFRAAGYDTHYDGKWHISHADLIDPATGEPLATNDADGVVDPAAVQQYLDADPLAPFGFSGWVGPEPHGAPLANAGIRRDPLIANRVVAWLTDRYERRRAGDPDALRPFLLVASFVNPHDIVLFPLWSRRSPISSSPLDPPPIPKAPTADEDLSDKPAAQIAYRESYYSGYGVAPAIERIYSRNAQTYRDLYYRLHAEVDTPIDRVRRAVTEGGSENAVLVRTSDHGDLLGAHGGLHQKWFNLYDEATRVPFVVARIGSAATTARTVTAPTSHVDIVPTLLGAAGVDVDEAAAKLAETFSEVHPLPGRNLMPVVDGEPADESRPVYLMTRDNVLEGDTLASGLARQLKQTVKPPAPLRIQVPAWVGSNFEGLVVQVDGVPGGEGHLWKLVRTFDDPGTWTEPGVRHLSASGLGGETYRSEPVDDQWELYDLTTDPTESENRWDDPALHELRQHLRMELKQARAASIPERHNPWPYASRSAPQPGRGVRGALQRIGVLPS; encoded by the coding sequence GTGTCTGAGCGTCCCGACATCGTCATCATCATGACCGACGAAGAACGCGCGGTTCCGCCGTACGAGGCGCCCGAGGTCCTGGCGTGGCGGGACCGAACGCTTAAGGGCCGCAAGTGGTTCGACGAGCACGGCGTCAGCTTCCAGCGGCACTACACCGGTTCGCTGGCCTGCGTGCCGAGCCGCCCGACGATCTTCACCGGACAGTACCCCGACCTGCACGGCGTCACCCAGACCGACGGCATCGGCAAGACCGCCGACGACACCCGCATGCGCTGGCTGCGCAAGGGCGAGGTGCCCACCCTGGGCAACTGGTTCCGCGCCGCCGGCTACGACACCCACTACGACGGAAAGTGGCACATCTCCCACGCCGACCTGATCGACCCCGCGACCGGCGAACCGCTGGCCACCAACGACGCGGACGGCGTCGTCGACCCGGCCGCCGTGCAGCAGTACCTCGACGCCGATCCGCTTGCACCGTTTGGCTTTTCGGGATGGGTCGGCCCGGAGCCGCACGGCGCACCGCTGGCCAACGCGGGCATCCGGCGCGACCCGCTGATCGCCAACCGTGTGGTGGCGTGGCTGACCGACCGGTATGAGCGCCGCCGCGCCGGCGACCCCGACGCGCTGCGGCCGTTCCTGCTGGTGGCCAGCTTCGTCAACCCGCACGACATCGTGCTGTTCCCGCTGTGGTCGCGCAGGAGCCCGATTTCGTCGTCCCCGCTGGATCCGCCGCCAATTCCGAAGGCGCCCACCGCCGATGAGGACCTGAGCGACAAGCCGGCCGCCCAGATCGCCTACCGCGAGTCGTACTACTCGGGCTACGGGGTCGCGCCCGCGATCGAGCGGATCTACAGCCGAAACGCCCAGACCTACCGCGACCTGTACTACCGGTTGCACGCCGAAGTGGACACCCCGATCGACCGGGTGCGCCGCGCGGTCACCGAAGGCGGTTCCGAGAACGCGGTGTTGGTACGCACGTCGGATCACGGCGATCTGCTGGGCGCCCACGGCGGCCTGCACCAGAAGTGGTTCAACCTCTACGACGAGGCGACCCGGGTGCCGTTCGTGGTGGCGCGGATCGGGTCGGCGGCCACGACCGCGCGCACCGTGACCGCGCCGACGTCGCACGTGGACATCGTGCCGACGCTGCTCGGCGCGGCCGGGGTCGACGTCGATGAGGCGGCGGCCAAGCTGGCCGAGACGTTCAGCGAGGTGCATCCGCTGCCGGGCCGCAACCTGATGCCGGTGGTCGACGGCGAACCCGCCGACGAGTCGCGGCCGGTGTACCTGATGACCCGCGACAACGTCCTGGAGGGCGACACGCTGGCGTCCGGGCTGGCGCGTCAGCTCAAGCAGACCGTCAAACCGCCTGCGCCGCTGCGGATCCAGGTGCCGGCGTGGGTGGGGTCGAACTTCGAGGGCCTCGTGGTGCAGGTCGACGGCGTGCCCGGCGGCGAAGGCCATCTGTGGAAGCTGGTGCGCACGTTCGACGATCCGGGGACGTGGACGGAGCCGGGGGTGCGTCACCTGTCGGCCAGCGGGCTGGGCGGCGAGACCTACCGCAGCGAGCCGGTCGACGACCAGTGGGAGCTCTACGACCTGACCACGGACCCGACCGAATCCGAGAACCGGTGGGACGACCCCGCCCTGCACGAGCTGCGTCAGCACTTGCGGATGGAGCTCAAACAGGCTCGGGCGGCGTCGATTCCGGAACGCCACAACCCGTGGCCGTACGCGTCGCGCAGCGCCCCGCAACCGGGCCGCGGGGTGCGTGGCGCGCTGCAGCGGATCGGGGTGCTGCCGAGTTGA
- a CDS encoding YdcF family protein — translation MRRRWRAALVAVALSVAVVVGEFSPTVAQAQPTAAVKDFSKPAIVILGYGLHPNGTMRPVLRRRVLMGLTVAQFFPQSPVIVTGGNPRNGITEAAQMRRMLTLLGFPPHRIIVEDKANSTVQNARFSVPLAEEADTSGIILVTSSSHQDRADTTFINEGANILATVSFPDENPQTNVVQFVHDVMSPFINVR, via the coding sequence GTGCGTCGTCGCTGGAGGGCCGCGCTGGTAGCGGTCGCGCTGTCAGTCGCCGTCGTCGTCGGAGAGTTTTCGCCCACAGTGGCGCAGGCGCAGCCGACGGCCGCGGTGAAGGACTTCTCCAAGCCGGCGATCGTCATTCTGGGGTACGGCCTCCATCCGAACGGCACCATGCGCCCGGTGTTGCGTCGTCGCGTGCTGATGGGGCTGACCGTGGCGCAGTTCTTTCCGCAGTCGCCGGTCATCGTGACCGGCGGCAACCCGCGCAACGGCATCACCGAGGCCGCGCAGATGCGCCGGATGCTCACGCTGCTGGGCTTTCCGCCGCACCGGATCATCGTCGAGGACAAGGCGAACAGCACCGTGCAGAACGCGCGGTTCTCGGTGCCGCTGGCCGAGGAGGCGGACACGTCGGGCATCATCCTGGTCACGTCGTCGTCGCACCAGGACCGCGCGGACACTACATTCATCAACGAGGGCGCCAACATCCTTGCCACGGTGAGCTTTCCCGATGAGAACCCGCAGACCAACGTGGTGCAGTTCGTACACGACGTGATGAGCCCGTTCATCAACGTGCGCTAG
- a CDS encoding esterase family protein has protein sequence MCAVVGAAVTLAAAGAVVAPQAAAYSRDGLPVERLSVPSPAMGRDIIVQFQGGGPHSVYLLDGLRAREDENGWDINTGAFEWFYESGISVVMPVGGQSSFYSDWYAPAKGSEGTVTYKWETFLTRELPTWLAANKGQDPRGNAVVGLSMSGGAALTMAAWYPQQFIFAASLSGYLNPSKGLWPTLIGFAMKDAGGFEAVDMWGPPNNPAWQRNDPMLNINRLVANRTALWIYCGNGATSDLDAGGDFGTQFSAQYLENITLSTNKEFKEKYLAAGGRNAVFNFPPNGTHSWGYWGAQLQAMKPDLVRILTTPVPPPPPPVPVPGAPMLPPALPPALPAPAPVG, from the coding sequence GTGTGCGCGGTGGTGGGCGCCGCGGTGACGCTGGCCGCCGCTGGTGCCGTCGTCGCGCCGCAGGCGGCGGCGTACTCGCGCGACGGGCTTCCGGTGGAGCGGTTGAGCGTGCCGTCGCCGGCGATGGGCCGCGACATCATCGTGCAGTTCCAGGGCGGCGGACCGCATTCGGTGTATCTGCTCGACGGCCTGCGCGCCCGCGAGGACGAGAACGGCTGGGACATCAACACCGGGGCGTTCGAGTGGTTCTATGAGTCGGGGATCTCGGTGGTGATGCCGGTCGGCGGGCAGTCGAGCTTCTACAGCGACTGGTACGCCCCGGCGAAGGGCAGCGAGGGCACCGTCACATACAAGTGGGAGACGTTCCTGACGCGTGAGCTGCCGACGTGGCTAGCGGCCAACAAGGGACAGGACCCTCGCGGCAACGCGGTGGTGGGCCTGTCGATGTCGGGCGGGGCGGCGCTGACGATGGCGGCGTGGTATCCGCAGCAGTTCATCTTCGCCGCGTCGCTGTCGGGCTACCTCAACCCGTCAAAGGGGTTGTGGCCGACGCTGATCGGGTTCGCGATGAAGGACGCCGGCGGCTTCGAGGCGGTCGACATGTGGGGCCCGCCCAACAACCCGGCCTGGCAGCGCAACGACCCGATGCTCAACATCAACCGGCTGGTGGCCAACCGCACGGCGCTGTGGATCTACTGCGGCAACGGCGCGACAAGCGATCTCGACGCCGGCGGCGACTTCGGCACCCAGTTCAGCGCGCAGTACCTGGAGAACATCACGCTGAGCACCAACAAGGAGTTCAAGGAGAAGTACCTGGCCGCCGGCGGGCGTAACGCGGTGTTCAACTTCCCGCCCAACGGCACGCACAGCTGGGGTTACTGGGGCGCCCAATTGCAGGCGATGAAACCGGATCTGGTGCGGATCCTCACCACGCCGGTGCCTCCCCCGCCGCCGCCCGTGCCCGTGCCGGGCGCGCCGATGCTGCCGCCCGCGCTGCCGCCTGCTCTTCCCGCGCCGGCGCCGGTCGGTTAG
- a CDS encoding slipin family protein — MGAWVVVIVFLAVVLLGVGIASLRIIKEYERGVAFRLGRLRGPLGPGIVVVLPGIDKLVRVDLRTVTLTIPPQEVITRDNVTARVNAVVLFRVIDATKSVMAVENYAVATSQIAQTTLRSVVGRADLDTLLAHRADLNEDLAASIARQTEPWGIQVEVVEIKDVEIPEMMQRAMAREAEAERERRAKVISAHGELQASTELRDAAMTLSESPASLQLRYLQTLLELGADQNSTVVFPIPMDIVRPFLESTERPADSTGDGVSHIRRVRSDD, encoded by the coding sequence ATGGGCGCCTGGGTGGTCGTGATCGTCTTCCTGGCCGTGGTGCTGCTGGGCGTGGGCATCGCGTCGCTGCGCATCATCAAGGAGTACGAGCGCGGGGTGGCGTTTCGGCTCGGGCGGCTGCGCGGGCCGCTCGGGCCCGGCATCGTCGTCGTGCTGCCCGGCATCGACAAGCTGGTCCGCGTCGACCTGCGCACGGTGACGCTGACCATCCCGCCGCAGGAGGTCATCACCCGCGACAACGTCACCGCCCGCGTCAACGCCGTCGTGCTGTTCCGGGTGATCGACGCGACGAAATCCGTGATGGCCGTGGAGAACTACGCCGTGGCCACCTCGCAGATCGCCCAGACCACGCTGCGGTCGGTCGTCGGGCGCGCCGATCTGGACACCCTGCTCGCGCACCGCGCCGACCTCAACGAGGACCTGGCCGCCTCGATCGCCAGACAGACCGAGCCGTGGGGGATTCAGGTCGAGGTGGTGGAGATCAAGGACGTCGAGATCCCCGAGATGATGCAGCGCGCGATGGCCCGCGAGGCCGAGGCCGAACGCGAACGCCGCGCGAAGGTCATCAGCGCGCACGGCGAGCTGCAGGCCTCCACCGAGCTGCGCGACGCCGCGATGACGCTCAGCGAGAGCCCGGCGTCGCTGCAGCTGCGCTATCTGCAGACCCTGCTCGAGCTCGGCGCCGACCAGAACTCCACCGTCGTGTTCCCCATCCCGATGGACATCGTGCGTCCGTTCCTCGAAAGCACCGAACGCCCAGCCGATTCCACGGGTGACGGTGTTTCGCATATCAGGAGAGTGAGGTCCGATGACTAG
- a CDS encoding nitric-oxide reductase large subunit has product MTEQFLEPRPTKAELAISKGWVQGVALVMVFGFLIMGVLAARTYTDSMPLPQRVVGPDGQTLFTEQQITDGQQIFLRRGLQQYGSVMGHGGYLGPDYTAEYLRLSADHVGDALRDRGVQDPTAAVVEMMRTNRFDEATGTLQFTAEQAAAFERIRDHYAEIFGTDSTKYGLIPRVITDPQEINDLTAFFAWTAWASAAEREGHSYSYTNNWPPEHRVNNTPTADILVWSAMSLVALLAGLGALFALYGRWSRKIGWHATETPSLAFRQPGEVQITPSQKATAWFFLVVAVLFLGQAVLGGAIEHYRADLSSFFGIDLARLLPFNLARTWHVQLSLLWTAASFLAAGIFLAPIISGREPRRQHWLAYALLGALFIVVAGTLTGTALSTFGVDWAKGSIFFDQQWEYLDLPRFWQILLVLGLFIWMAIVFRSIRSRLKTESKFNMPWLFFYAGLAIPAFYAVGLLAGTETHLTVAEFWRFWVVHLWVEDFLELFTTVMVAYIFVMLGVVRRKIAIQLIFLDVILYSAGGVIGTMHHLYFSGTPVEHMALGAFFSALEVIPLTFLTVEAWTFLQLGSRQQSRSSAPFPHRWAVMFLVAVGFWNFVGAGVFGFLINLPIVSYYQIGTALTANHAHGAMMGVYGMLAVGLALFALRYIIPADKWPDKLAKISFWSLNIGLAWMVFATLLPLGVLQLWHSVNDGYYEARSLGYIAQPGNAVLEWLRMPGDFLFIIGGVLPFLWIAWLGVRYGIKATARTLPPETLFVEEHAEAEEDRTGLATAGGGSSTSRYASDRRPPAPDDRDTGASP; this is encoded by the coding sequence ATGACCGAGCAGTTCCTGGAACCTCGCCCGACCAAGGCGGAGCTCGCGATCTCGAAAGGGTGGGTCCAGGGCGTCGCGCTTGTCATGGTCTTCGGCTTCCTGATCATGGGCGTGCTCGCGGCGCGGACCTACACCGACTCGATGCCGCTGCCGCAGCGGGTGGTCGGCCCGGACGGCCAGACGCTGTTCACCGAACAGCAGATCACCGACGGCCAGCAGATCTTCCTGCGCCGCGGGCTGCAGCAGTACGGCTCGGTGATGGGTCACGGCGGCTACCTCGGCCCCGACTACACGGCCGAGTACCTGCGGCTGTCGGCCGACCACGTCGGCGACGCGCTGCGCGACCGCGGCGTGCAGGATCCCACCGCCGCCGTCGTCGAGATGATGCGCACCAACCGCTTCGACGAGGCCACCGGCACACTGCAGTTCACCGCCGAGCAGGCCGCCGCCTTCGAGCGCATCCGCGACCACTACGCCGAGATCTTCGGCACCGACTCCACCAAATACGGCCTGATCCCGCGCGTCATCACCGACCCGCAGGAAATCAACGACCTGACCGCGTTCTTCGCGTGGACCGCCTGGGCTTCGGCCGCCGAGCGGGAAGGCCACTCCTACTCCTACACCAACAACTGGCCGCCCGAGCACCGCGTCAACAACACCCCGACGGCCGACATCCTGGTCTGGTCGGCGATGTCGCTGGTCGCGCTGCTGGCGGGGCTCGGCGCGCTGTTCGCCCTCTACGGCCGGTGGAGCCGCAAGATCGGTTGGCACGCAACCGAAACCCCGTCGCTGGCGTTCCGTCAACCCGGCGAGGTGCAGATCACGCCGTCGCAGAAGGCCACCGCCTGGTTCTTCCTCGTGGTCGCCGTGCTGTTCCTCGGCCAGGCGGTGCTCGGCGGGGCGATCGAGCACTACCGCGCCGATCTGAGCAGCTTCTTCGGCATCGACCTGGCCCGGCTGCTGCCGTTCAACCTGGCGCGCACCTGGCACGTGCAGCTGTCGCTGTTGTGGACGGCGGCGTCCTTCCTGGCGGCGGGAATCTTCTTGGCGCCCATCATCTCCGGGCGCGAACCGCGACGGCAGCACTGGCTGGCCTACGCGCTGCTCGGCGCGCTGTTCATCGTCGTGGCCGGCACGTTGACGGGCACCGCGCTGAGCACCTTCGGCGTGGACTGGGCCAAGGGCTCGATCTTCTTCGACCAGCAGTGGGAATACCTTGACCTGCCGAGGTTCTGGCAGATCCTGCTGGTTCTCGGGCTGTTCATCTGGATGGCCATCGTCTTCCGCTCGATCCGGTCGCGGCTGAAGACCGAGAGCAAGTTCAACATGCCGTGGCTGTTCTTCTACGCCGGGCTGGCCATCCCCGCGTTCTACGCGGTCGGGCTGCTCGCCGGCACCGAAACCCACCTGACCGTCGCCGAATTCTGGCGGTTCTGGGTGGTGCACCTGTGGGTCGAGGACTTCCTCGAGCTGTTCACCACGGTCATGGTCGCCTACATCTTCGTGATGCTCGGCGTGGTGCGGCGCAAGATCGCGATCCAGCTGATCTTCCTCGACGTCATCCTCTACTCGGCGGGCGGCGTGATCGGCACCATGCACCACCTGTACTTCTCCGGAACTCCGGTGGAGCACATGGCCCTTGGCGCGTTCTTCTCCGCGCTGGAGGTCATCCCGCTGACCTTCCTCACCGTCGAGGCGTGGACGTTCCTGCAGCTGGGCTCGCGTCAGCAGTCCCGCAGCAGCGCGCCGTTCCCGCACCGCTGGGCGGTGATGTTCCTGGTGGCGGTCGGCTTCTGGAACTTCGTGGGCGCGGGCGTGTTCGGTTTCCTGATCAACCTGCCGATCGTGTCCTACTACCAGATCGGCACGGCGCTGACCGCCAACCACGCGCACGGCGCGATGATGGGCGTGTACGGCATGCTCGCCGTCGGCCTGGCGCTGTTCGCGCTGCGCTACATCATCCCGGCCGACAAATGGCCCGACAAACTGGCCAAGATCTCGTTCTGGAGCCTCAACATCGGGCTGGCCTGGATGGTGTTCGCCACGCTGCTGCCGCTGGGGGTGCTGCAGCTGTGGCATTCGGTCAACGACGGCTACTACGAGGCCCGCTCGCTGGGCTATATCGCCCAGCCCGGCAACGCCGTGCTGGAGTGGCTGCGCATGCCCGGAGACTTCCTGTTCATCATCGGGGGCGTGCTGCCGTTCCTCTGGATCGCCTGGCTCGGTGTGCGATACGGCATCAAGGCGACGGCCAGGACGCTGCCGCCCGAGACGCTGTTCGTCGAGGAGCACGCCGAGGCCGAGGAGGACCGCACCGGCCTGGCCACCGCGGGCGGCGGCAGCAGCACGTCGCGCTACGCCTCGGACCGGCGCCCGCCGGCACCCGATGACCGTGACACCGGGGCGAGCCCGTGA
- the cynS gene encoding cyanase, with protein sequence MTREEITQQILTARLAKGLTWQQLADAIDKPVVWTTSALLGQHPIPAESARTLVGMLGLDESVVPVLAAVPMRGGLPTAVPTDPTIYRFYEALQVYGGAIKELIHEEFGDGIMSAINFSVNVEKKPHPSGDRVVVTFDGKFLPYDWTAAD encoded by the coding sequence ATGACCCGAGAAGAAATTACCCAGCAGATCCTCACCGCGCGCCTCGCCAAGGGCCTGACCTGGCAGCAACTCGCCGACGCCATCGACAAGCCCGTCGTGTGGACCACCTCCGCGCTGCTCGGGCAGCACCCGATCCCGGCCGAGTCCGCACGCACGCTCGTCGGCATGCTCGGGCTCGACGAGTCCGTCGTACCGGTCCTCGCCGCGGTGCCGATGCGCGGCGGCCTGCCCACCGCGGTGCCCACCGACCCCACCATCTACCGCTTCTACGAGGCCCTGCAGGTCTACGGCGGCGCGATCAAGGAGCTCATCCACGAGGAGTTCGGCGACGGCATCATGAGCGCAATCAACTTCAGCGTCAACGTCGAGAAGAAACCGCACCCGTCCGGGGACCGCGTCGTCGTCACGTTCGACGGCAAGTTCCTGCCCTACGACTGGACCGCCGCCGACTGA